The Aeromicrobium sp. Leaf245 genome includes a region encoding these proteins:
- a CDS encoding prepilin peptidase, translated as MQTLHVVATAVGAGVLGLLGPHVISRLPEPEPDPSEVDEPPKPLYVDLARRPRLAPALALVAAVLALVAALGIDEPLLLPAWAVFAGVGTWLSFIDLRTRLLPYALTLPLHVVVLVLVGLASLVAQDRSIILKGLIGNLVLYGVFRLIYALGRWISQPFGFGDVRIAGVIGLLLGALGAAETLYGGYAGFILGAVVGLGLYATGRIGRRDPFAFGPYLVVGAFLGPPLVALLR; from the coding sequence GTGCAGACCCTCCACGTCGTCGCCACCGCCGTCGGTGCGGGGGTGCTCGGCCTGCTGGGCCCGCACGTGATCTCCCGGCTGCCCGAGCCGGAGCCGGACCCCTCCGAGGTCGACGAGCCCCCGAAGCCGCTCTACGTCGACCTCGCCCGACGCCCTCGACTCGCCCCGGCGCTCGCCCTGGTGGCGGCGGTGCTGGCGCTCGTCGCCGCGCTCGGCATCGACGAGCCGCTGCTGCTGCCGGCCTGGGCGGTCTTCGCCGGCGTCGGCACGTGGCTGTCGTTCATCGACCTGCGCACCCGGCTGCTGCCCTACGCACTCACGCTGCCGCTGCACGTGGTGGTGCTCGTGCTCGTCGGCCTGGCGTCGCTCGTGGCCCAGGACCGGTCGATCATCCTCAAGGGGCTGATCGGCAACCTCGTGCTCTACGGGGTCTTCCGGCTCATCTACGCCCTCGGCCGGTGGATCAGCCAGCCGTTCGGGTTCGGCGACGTACGGATCGCGGGCGTGATCGGCTTGCTGCTGGGCGCGCTCGGTGCCGCCGAGACGCTGTACGGCGGCTACGCGGGGTTCATCCTGGGCGCCGTCGTCGGGCTGGGGCTGTACGCCACGGGACGGATCGGACGCCGTGACCCGTTCGCCTTCGGTCCGTACCTCGTCGTGGGGGCCTTCCTCGGCCCGCCGCTGGTGGCCCTGCTCCGCTGA
- a CDS encoding shikimate dehydrogenase has product MADPRTGRPARRRCAVVGHPVAHSLSPVMHRAAYAELGLDWTFDAVDVEPAGLGAWVERLDPTWRGLAVTAPHKRDALELADDVSDVAAAAGGANTLLLADGVVRADNTDVPGTLAALQEAGIADVPLVRVLGAGATASSVAHAVVGLGARRMELVVRDVARAETTAASARSAGLEVVVRSSDAPFVDVADLLVSTVPEDAAGARSHELVESAAAVFDVVYDPWPTRLLLAAQQADRPAVSGLDLLAHQAVLQLALMTGSRVEVDVLRDAALAELSAARDVP; this is encoded by the coding sequence GTGGCTGACCCGCGCACCGGGCGGCCCGCTCGTCGCCGCTGTGCGGTGGTGGGCCACCCGGTCGCGCACTCCCTCTCGCCGGTCATGCACCGTGCGGCCTACGCCGAGCTCGGCCTGGACTGGACGTTCGACGCGGTCGACGTCGAGCCGGCGGGACTCGGTGCGTGGGTCGAGCGCCTCGACCCCACGTGGCGCGGCCTCGCCGTGACCGCCCCGCACAAGCGTGACGCGCTCGAGCTGGCGGACGACGTCTCCGACGTCGCCGCCGCCGCGGGTGGGGCGAACACCCTGCTGCTGGCCGACGGCGTGGTCCGCGCCGACAACACCGACGTGCCCGGCACGCTCGCTGCGCTGCAGGAGGCCGGCATCGCCGACGTGCCGCTCGTGCGTGTCCTCGGCGCGGGTGCCACGGCGTCGTCGGTCGCCCACGCCGTGGTGGGGCTGGGTGCCCGCCGGATGGAGCTGGTCGTCCGCGACGTGGCGCGGGCCGAGACGACCGCGGCATCGGCGCGTTCGGCCGGGCTCGAGGTGGTCGTGCGCTCGAGCGACGCCCCCTTCGTCGACGTCGCGGACCTGCTCGTCTCCACGGTGCCGGAGGACGCGGCCGGTGCCCGGTCGCACGAGCTGGTCGAGTCCGCCGCCGCGGTCTTCGACGTCGTCTACGACCCGTGGCCGACCCGCCTGCTGCTCGCGGCGCAGCAGGCCGACCGTCCTGCGGTGTCCGGGCTCGACCTCCTGGCCCACCAGGCCGTGCTGCAGCTCGCCCTCATGACGGGCTCGCGGGTCGAGGTCGACGTGCTGCGCGACGCCGCGCTCGCGGAGCTGTCGGCCGCGCGCGACGTGCCCTAG
- a CDS encoding multidrug efflux SMR transporter, protein MSWIVLVGSGVLEAVWATALGRSDGFSRLVPSLVFGVALVLSMVGLAWAMRDLPTGTAYAVWVGIGATLTAAWAMAQGDEPVSVARVLCLLAVVSGIVGLKLTH, encoded by the coding sequence ATGAGCTGGATCGTGCTCGTCGGGTCAGGAGTGCTGGAGGCGGTGTGGGCCACGGCCCTCGGTCGCTCGGACGGCTTCAGCCGCCTCGTCCCGAGCCTCGTGTTCGGCGTCGCCCTCGTGCTCAGCATGGTCGGCCTCGCGTGGGCGATGCGTGACCTGCCGACCGGGACGGCGTACGCCGTGTGGGTGGGCATCGGCGCCACACTCACCGCCGCCTGGGCCATGGCGCAGGGCGACGAGCCGGTGTCCGTGGCGCGGGTGCTGTGCCTGCTGGCGGTGGTGTCCGGGATCGTCGGGCTGAAGCTCACCCACTGA
- the aroB gene encoding 3-dehydroquinate synthase, producing MTTRIRVETAAPYDVVVGAGASARLASLVGDDVRRVAILHPAVLRERAARLRAQLISEQATDTVDVHLVELPDGEAAKTAEVLQYCWGVLGTTGFTRSDVVVGFGGGATTDLAGFVAASWLRGVRFINLPTTVLGMVDAAVGGKTGINTASGKNLVGAFHEPVGVLCDLELLTDLPSAELRSGLAEVVKCGFIADPSILELVEGAGAATVLDPTSPILAELVAKGIRVKARTVAGDLRETGGSREDEASIGREALNYGHTLGHAIEREENYSVRHGEAISVGMVFVAELAQRHDLIDADLVQRHRDVLGSLALPTTWAGAFTPLLAAMRLDKKTRGDQLRFVVLEDLGRTTILAGPDETTLRDSFAALTSR from the coding sequence GTGACCACCCGCATCAGGGTCGAGACCGCAGCCCCCTACGACGTCGTCGTGGGCGCGGGCGCGTCGGCCCGCCTGGCCTCGCTCGTCGGCGACGACGTGAGGCGGGTGGCGATCCTGCACCCGGCGGTCCTGCGGGAGCGTGCAGCCCGGCTGCGCGCCCAGCTGATCAGCGAGCAGGCGACCGACACGGTCGACGTGCACCTCGTCGAGCTCCCCGACGGCGAGGCCGCGAAGACCGCCGAGGTGCTGCAGTACTGCTGGGGCGTCCTCGGCACGACGGGGTTCACGCGGTCCGACGTGGTCGTCGGGTTCGGCGGGGGAGCCACCACGGACCTCGCCGGGTTCGTGGCGGCCAGCTGGTTGCGCGGCGTGCGGTTCATCAACCTGCCGACCACCGTCCTCGGCATGGTCGACGCGGCCGTGGGTGGCAAGACCGGCATCAACACCGCCTCGGGCAAGAACCTGGTGGGTGCGTTCCACGAGCCGGTCGGCGTGCTGTGCGACCTCGAGCTGCTCACGGACCTGCCGTCGGCCGAGCTGCGCAGCGGCCTGGCCGAGGTCGTCAAGTGCGGCTTCATCGCCGACCCGTCGATCCTGGAGCTGGTGGAGGGGGCGGGGGCCGCGACGGTGCTCGACCCGACGTCGCCGATCCTCGCCGAGCTGGTGGCCAAGGGCATCCGGGTCAAGGCCCGGACCGTGGCCGGCGACCTGCGGGAGACCGGTGGATCCCGCGAGGACGAGGCGTCGATCGGCCGGGAGGCGCTCAACTACGGGCACACGCTCGGCCACGCGATCGAGCGCGAGGAGAACTACTCCGTGCGCCATGGCGAGGCCATCAGCGTGGGCATGGTCTTCGTGGCCGAGCTGGCGCAGCGGCACGACCTCATCGACGCCGACCTCGTGCAGCGTCACCGCGACGTGCTCGGCTCGCTCGCGCTGCCGACCACCTGGGCCGGGGCCTTCACCCCGTTGCTCGCGGCCATGCGCCTCGACAAGAAGACGCGGGGCGACCAGCTGCGCTTCGTCGTGCTGGAGGACCTGGGACGCACGACCATCCTGGCCGGCCCCGACGAGACCACGCTGCGCGACTCGTTCGCCGCGCTCACGAGCCGATGA
- a CDS encoding shikimate kinase, whose product MSPVVVLIGAPGAGKTTVAQLLAEALGTTVRDTDADVETTVGTSVQDLFVQRGEAHFRDLEAEAVALALEEHDGVLALGGGAVMHPRTQEMLRGERVVFLDVGLTAAAQRVGLGTNRPLLLGNVRATLKALLDARRPLYQGLAVHTVVTDDLDPTDVADLVRRFLQEEIHP is encoded by the coding sequence TTGAGTCCGGTCGTCGTCCTGATCGGCGCACCCGGCGCCGGCAAGACCACGGTGGCCCAGCTGCTGGCCGAGGCGCTCGGCACCACGGTGCGCGACACCGACGCCGACGTGGAGACCACGGTCGGGACCAGCGTGCAGGACCTGTTCGTCCAGCGAGGCGAGGCGCACTTCCGCGACCTCGAGGCAGAGGCGGTCGCCTTGGCTCTGGAGGAGCACGACGGTGTGCTGGCGCTCGGCGGTGGTGCGGTGATGCACCCCCGGACGCAGGAGATGCTGCGCGGCGAGCGCGTCGTCTTCCTCGACGTCGGGCTGACCGCCGCGGCCCAGCGGGTGGGGCTCGGGACGAACCGCCCGCTCCTGCTGGGCAACGTGCGCGCCACGCTGAAGGCGCTGCTCGACGCCCGGCGCCCCCTGTACCAGGGCCTCGCGGTCCACACGGTCGTCACCGACGACCTCGACCCCACCGACGTGGCCGACCTCGTCCGACGCTTCCTCCAGGAGGAGATCCACCCGTGA
- a CDS encoding Xaa-Pro peptidase family protein has translation MTAPLGTTPGADDLARRRRRVGAALSKAGRDGLVVTTLVNVRYLTGFTGSNGALVLHADGSGVFLTDGRYRDQAAQEVPGLEHVITRDLVGVAAERITASGQTSWAAETHALSVDAHARLVEAAPAVTLVPAGRLVEDARTIKDDTEVAALREACRISTAALEGLWAGPLVGRTERDVARDLEWRMLELGAEAVAFETILASGPNTAVPHHHPTDRVLQPGDLLKTDFGARVSGYHADCTRTVVLGTADAWQREVHAAVRASQAAGVDVLREGRPVAESDTVARGVLADAGWLEHFTTGLGHGVGLEIHEDPFIAASHAGTLASRTTLTMEPGIYVPGRGGVRIEDTVLVTSADPGTPEVLTDLTTELLEIA, from the coding sequence ATGACGGCGCCCCTGGGCACCACGCCGGGCGCCGACGACCTCGCGCGGCGACGACGTCGGGTGGGAGCCGCGCTCTCGAAGGCAGGACGCGACGGCCTCGTCGTCACGACGCTCGTCAACGTGCGGTACCTGACGGGGTTCACCGGCTCCAACGGTGCGCTCGTGCTGCACGCCGACGGAAGCGGGGTCTTCCTCACGGACGGTCGCTACCGGGACCAGGCCGCGCAGGAGGTGCCGGGGCTCGAGCACGTCATCACCCGCGACCTCGTGGGCGTCGCCGCCGAGCGGATCACCGCGTCCGGGCAGACGTCGTGGGCGGCCGAGACGCACGCGCTCAGCGTGGACGCGCACGCCCGCCTGGTCGAGGCGGCCCCGGCGGTCACGCTGGTGCCCGCCGGCCGGCTCGTGGAGGACGCTCGCACCATCAAGGACGACACCGAGGTCGCCGCCCTGCGGGAGGCGTGCCGGATCTCCACGGCGGCGCTCGAGGGGCTGTGGGCCGGCCCGCTGGTGGGTCGGACCGAGCGCGACGTGGCGCGTGACCTCGAGTGGCGCATGCTCGAGCTCGGCGCCGAGGCCGTCGCGTTCGAGACGATCCTGGCGTCCGGCCCGAACACGGCGGTCCCGCACCACCACCCGACCGACCGGGTGCTGCAGCCCGGCGACCTGCTCAAGACCGACTTCGGTGCCCGCGTCTCGGGCTACCACGCCGACTGCACGCGAACCGTCGTGCTCGGCACCGCCGACGCCTGGCAGCGGGAGGTGCACGCGGCCGTGCGGGCCTCCCAGGCCGCCGGGGTGGACGTGCTGCGCGAGGGCCGTCCGGTGGCCGAGTCCGACACCGTCGCGCGTGGCGTGCTCGCCGACGCAGGCTGGCTCGAGCACTTCACGACCGGGCTCGGGCACGGGGTGGGCCTGGAGATCCACGAGGACCCGTTCATCGCCGCCTCGCACGCCGGTACACTGGCCAGTCGCACCACCTTGACCATGGAGCCGGGCATCTACGTCCCGGGCCGCGGGGGAGTGCGCATCGAAGACACCGTCCTCGTCACGTCGGCGGACCCGGGAACCCCCGAGGTATTGACCGACCTGACCACCGAGCTCCTGGAGATCGCCTGA
- the efp gene encoding elongation factor P encodes MATTNDLKNGMVLNIDGQLWTIVEFQHVKPGKGPAFVRTKMKNVESGKVVDKTFNAGTKVETATVDKRDMQYLYNDGSSYVFMDVQTFDQIEIPPEAMGTATDFLLENQNAVVATNEGRVLYVELPASVELLIEHTDPGLQGDRSSGGTKPARLETGREIQVPLFVGSGEKIKVDTRDGGYLGRVKA; translated from the coding sequence ATGGCCACCACGAACGACCTGAAGAACGGCATGGTGCTGAACATCGACGGCCAGCTCTGGACCATCGTCGAGTTCCAGCACGTCAAGCCGGGCAAGGGCCCCGCCTTCGTGCGCACCAAGATGAAGAACGTCGAGTCCGGCAAGGTCGTCGACAAGACGTTCAACGCCGGTACCAAGGTCGAGACCGCGACCGTCGACAAGCGCGACATGCAGTACCTGTACAACGACGGCTCGAGCTACGTGTTCATGGACGTGCAGACCTTCGACCAGATCGAGATCCCCCCGGAGGCCATGGGCACGGCCACCGACTTCCTGCTGGAGAACCAGAACGCCGTGGTCGCCACGAACGAGGGCCGTGTGCTCTACGTCGAGCTCCCCGCGTCGGTCGAGCTGCTCATCGAGCACACCGACCCGGGCCTGCAGGGTGACCGCTCCAGCGGAGGCACCAAGCCCGCGCGTCTGGAGACCGGCCGCGAGATCCAGGTCCCGCTGTTCGTCGGCTCCGGCGAGAAGATCAAGGTGGACACGCGCGACGGTGGCTACCTCGGTCGCGTGAAGGCCTGA
- the aroC gene encoding chorismate synthase, translating into MLRWLTAGESHGPALVAILEGLPAGVHVTSKDVQDALARRRLGYGRGARMSFEADELEVIGGLRHGVSMGSPVALRIGNSEWPKWEQVMSADPVDPEVLDGLKRGAPLTRPRPGHADLAGMQKYGFDEARPVLERASARETAARVALGEVAAKFVEQTTGATILSHVVELGTVTAPAGLVPSASDVEALDADPVRCFDAATSEAMVAEIDVAHKDGDTLGGVVEVVVEGLPPGLGSYTHWDRRLDSRLAGALMGIQAIKGVEVGDGFELARTRGSLAHDEIVPTDDGIRRVSGRSGGTEGGMTTGELLRVRAAMKPIATVPRALRTVDVATGEETRAHHQRSDVCAVPAAGIVAEAMVALVVADAITEKFGGDSVEEVRRNVEAYRDHLRFR; encoded by the coding sequence ATGCTTCGATGGCTGACTGCCGGAGAGTCCCACGGACCCGCGCTCGTCGCGATCCTCGAGGGACTCCCAGCCGGCGTGCACGTGACCAGCAAGGACGTGCAGGACGCGCTCGCCCGGCGCCGCCTGGGCTACGGGCGGGGCGCGCGCATGAGCTTCGAGGCCGACGAGCTCGAGGTCATCGGCGGCCTGCGGCACGGCGTCAGCATGGGCAGCCCCGTGGCCCTGCGCATCGGCAACAGCGAGTGGCCGAAGTGGGAGCAGGTCATGTCGGCCGACCCGGTCGACCCCGAGGTGCTCGACGGGCTCAAGCGGGGCGCTCCGCTGACCCGGCCGCGACCCGGCCACGCCGACCTCGCCGGCATGCAGAAGTACGGCTTCGACGAAGCCCGTCCCGTGCTCGAGCGGGCCAGCGCCCGCGAGACCGCCGCCCGCGTCGCGCTCGGCGAGGTGGCGGCGAAGTTCGTCGAGCAGACCACCGGCGCCACGATCCTGTCGCACGTCGTCGAGCTGGGCACCGTCACGGCGCCCGCGGGCCTCGTGCCGAGCGCCTCGGACGTCGAGGCGCTCGACGCCGACCCGGTGCGCTGCTTCGACGCGGCCACCAGCGAGGCGATGGTGGCCGAGATCGACGTGGCCCACAAGGACGGTGACACCCTCGGCGGCGTCGTCGAGGTGGTCGTGGAGGGCCTGCCGCCCGGCCTCGGCTCGTACACGCACTGGGACCGGCGCCTCGACTCCCGGCTCGCCGGCGCCCTCATGGGCATCCAGGCCATCAAGGGCGTGGAGGTGGGCGACGGGTTCGAGCTGGCCCGTACCCGCGGATCGCTGGCCCACGACGAGATCGTCCCGACAGACGACGGCATCCGCCGCGTCTCCGGCCGCTCCGGCGGGACCGAGGGCGGCATGACCACGGGCGAGCTGCTGCGCGTGCGTGCCGCCATGAAGCCGATCGCCACCGTGCCGCGGGCCCTGCGGACCGTCGACGTGGCCACCGGCGAGGAGACGCGTGCCCACCACCAGCGTTCCGACGTGTGCGCCGTCCCGGCCGCCGGCATCGTGGCCGAGGCCATGGTCGCGCTCGTGGTCGCCGACGCCATCACCGAGAAGTTCGGGGGCGACTCGGTCGAGGAGGTCCGACGCAACGTCGAGGCCTACCGCGACCACCTGAGGTTCCGTTGA
- the mltG gene encoding endolytic transglycosylase MltG codes for MSDSGLDILGADSGGRRATKAGGRRAPRKRGPRWGRILLVLVVLAGLVFAGKVVWDKAGSYLNGPEDYSGQGSGEVVVEIPAGSDGQAMASILAKQDVVASAEAFYQLSLNDERFATIQPGFYQLRRKMSAEWAMRELTDASNRVEGKVTIPEGSRVGQIVKAIAAGSEISEDEVTAVLDDPKDLGLPEGANGNPEGYLFPATYTVEPGTTALELMQQMVKKTLEVEADLDIDARAKALGLSKEDVLTMASILEYEAARDEDYPKVARVLFNRLEDGMPLQLDSTVSYVSQREGDVWTTPEERANPSEYNTYQNTGLPPGPIGSPGEKTIEAALNPADGDWLYFFADKEGVTIFNTDFAQHNADCQKVYGAGSCGG; via the coding sequence GTGAGTGACAGCGGACTCGACATCCTGGGCGCCGACAGTGGTGGGCGACGCGCCACCAAGGCCGGCGGCCGGCGTGCCCCCCGCAAGCGCGGACCCCGCTGGGGACGCATCCTGCTGGTGCTCGTGGTCCTGGCCGGCCTGGTCTTCGCCGGCAAGGTCGTGTGGGACAAGGCCGGCTCGTACCTGAACGGACCGGAGGACTACTCCGGCCAGGGTAGCGGTGAGGTCGTCGTCGAGATCCCCGCCGGGTCGGACGGCCAGGCGATGGCGTCGATCCTGGCGAAGCAGGACGTCGTGGCCAGCGCCGAGGCGTTCTACCAGCTCTCGCTGAACGACGAGCGCTTCGCGACCATCCAGCCCGGCTTCTACCAGCTGCGGCGCAAGATGTCGGCGGAGTGGGCGATGCGTGAGCTCACCGACGCGAGCAACCGGGTCGAGGGCAAGGTCACCATCCCCGAGGGCTCGCGGGTGGGCCAGATCGTGAAGGCGATCGCCGCCGGCTCGGAGATCAGCGAGGACGAGGTCACCGCGGTCCTCGACGACCCGAAGGACCTCGGCCTGCCCGAGGGCGCCAACGGCAACCCCGAGGGCTACCTCTTCCCGGCGACCTACACCGTCGAGCCCGGCACCACGGCGCTCGAGCTGATGCAGCAGATGGTCAAGAAGACCCTCGAGGTCGAGGCCGACCTCGACATCGACGCCCGTGCCAAGGCCCTCGGGCTGTCGAAGGAGGACGTCCTCACGATGGCGAGCATCCTGGAGTACGAGGCGGCCCGCGACGAGGACTACCCCAAGGTGGCCCGGGTGCTCTTCAACCGGCTCGAGGACGGCATGCCGCTGCAGCTGGACTCCACGGTCTCGTACGTGAGCCAGCGGGAGGGCGACGTGTGGACCACGCCGGAGGAGCGTGCGAACCCGTCGGAGTACAACACGTACCAGAACACCGGGCTGCCGCCCGGTCCGATCGGCTCACCGGGCGAGAAGACCATCGAGGCGGCCCTCAACCCCGCCGACGGCGACTGGTTGTACTTCTTCGCCGACAAGGAGGGCGTCACGATCTTCAACACCGACTTCGCCCAGCACAACGCCGACTGCCAGAAGGTCTACGGCGCCGGCTCCTGTGGTGGCTGA
- the alaS gene encoding alanine--tRNA ligase gives METAEIRRRFLEHFEAAGHTVVPSAPLLLDDPNLLFVNAGMVPFKPYFLGQETPPYGTATSVQKCVRTLDIEEVGKTTRHGTFFQMNGNFSFGQYFKEGAITHAWRLVTGHVDDGGFGFDADRVWVTVLEGDDESRALWKSVAGLPDERIQDRGLLDNYWHMGVAGPGGPCSEIYIDRGPEHGPDGGPVVDEDRFLEIWNLVFMQEEITNVRAKDQFDVVGPLPSQNIDTGMGLERVAYLLQGKQNLYEIDEVYPVIERASELTGRAYGANHEDDVRFRVVADHVRSGLMLMGDGVTPGNEARGYVLRRLLRRAVRSMRLLGFEDPALPELLPVSKDRMKASYLELEADFARISQVAYAEEDAFRSTLGKGTQIFDVAAQKVKAEGGSGLSGSAAFTLHDTYGFPIDLTLEMAEEQGLTVDAEGFRSLMAEQRARAKADAKAKKGVHADTTAYRAALDANGPTDWQAYTTLSTESRVLALLSEGAATPALGAGSVGEVVLDRTPFYAESGGQNADAGTITWTSGGGGSAEVLDVQRPIKGLVVHQVRVLEGELVVDETVSADVDREWRTGARQAHSGTHVVHAALREVLGPTALQSGSYNRPGYLRLDFGWNGALSPEQLHDVEHVSNRALREDLLVSAQYMTLPEAREWGALALFGETYGEQVRVVEIGGPWSRELCGGTHVERSSQIGTVVITSDGSVGAGNRRIEALTGIEGFAYLAKERDLVLQLTDVLKARPEEVPARVGDLVARLKATEKELEKLRTAQLQGAAGDIAAAAADVDGVSVVTHRAEGVGGGDVRSLALDVRGRLQDRPAVVVVVGTANDRPSVVVAVTPAAQERGLSANTLVGVVGERIGGKGGGKPDVAQGGGTDVGGIDAAFGAVVEAVRETVSR, from the coding sequence ATGGAGACCGCAGAGATCCGGCGCCGATTCCTCGAGCACTTCGAGGCCGCCGGGCACACCGTGGTGCCCTCGGCCCCGCTGCTGCTGGACGATCCCAACCTGCTGTTCGTCAACGCGGGCATGGTGCCGTTCAAGCCGTACTTCCTCGGCCAGGAGACGCCGCCCTACGGCACCGCCACCAGCGTCCAGAAGTGCGTGCGCACCCTCGACATCGAGGAGGTCGGCAAGACCACGCGGCACGGCACGTTCTTCCAGATGAACGGCAACTTCAGCTTCGGCCAGTACTTCAAGGAAGGTGCGATCACCCACGCCTGGCGCCTGGTGACCGGCCACGTCGACGACGGGGGCTTCGGCTTCGACGCCGACCGGGTGTGGGTCACGGTGCTCGAGGGCGATGACGAGTCCCGCGCGCTCTGGAAGTCCGTCGCGGGCCTGCCCGACGAGCGGATCCAGGACCGGGGTCTGCTCGACAACTACTGGCACATGGGGGTCGCCGGTCCTGGCGGCCCGTGCAGCGAGATCTACATCGACCGCGGCCCCGAGCACGGGCCCGACGGCGGCCCGGTCGTCGACGAGGACCGCTTCCTGGAGATCTGGAACCTCGTGTTCATGCAGGAGGAGATCACCAACGTCCGCGCCAAGGACCAGTTCGACGTCGTGGGCCCGCTGCCGAGCCAGAACATCGACACCGGGATGGGCCTGGAGCGCGTCGCCTACCTGCTGCAGGGCAAGCAGAACCTCTACGAGATCGACGAGGTGTACCCCGTCATCGAGCGCGCGTCCGAGCTGACCGGACGGGCCTACGGCGCGAATCACGAGGACGACGTCCGGTTCCGGGTCGTGGCCGACCACGTGCGCAGCGGGCTCATGCTGATGGGCGACGGCGTGACCCCCGGCAACGAGGCGCGCGGCTACGTGCTGCGGCGCCTGCTGCGGCGCGCGGTGCGGTCCATGCGTCTGCTGGGCTTCGAGGACCCCGCCCTGCCCGAGCTGCTCCCGGTCAGCAAGGACCGGATGAAGGCGTCGTACCTTGAGCTCGAGGCCGACTTCGCCCGCATCTCCCAGGTCGCCTACGCCGAGGAGGACGCGTTCCGGTCCACCCTCGGCAAGGGGACGCAGATCTTCGACGTCGCGGCGCAGAAGGTGAAGGCCGAGGGCGGGAGCGGCCTGTCCGGCTCGGCGGCGTTCACGCTGCACGACACCTACGGCTTCCCGATCGACCTGACGCTCGAGATGGCCGAGGAGCAGGGCCTCACGGTCGACGCCGAGGGGTTCCGGTCGCTCATGGCCGAGCAGAGGGCCCGGGCGAAGGCCGACGCGAAGGCCAAGAAGGGCGTCCACGCCGACACCACGGCGTACCGCGCGGCCCTCGACGCGAACGGTCCGACCGACTGGCAGGCGTACACGACCCTGTCGACGGAGTCTCGGGTCCTCGCGCTGCTGAGCGAGGGCGCAGCGACGCCTGCGCTCGGTGCGGGGAGCGTGGGCGAGGTCGTCCTGGACCGGACGCCGTTCTACGCGGAGTCCGGCGGCCAGAACGCCGACGCCGGCACCATCACGTGGACGTCGGGCGGGGGAGGCAGCGCCGAGGTCCTCGACGTGCAGCGGCCCATCAAGGGCCTGGTCGTCCACCAGGTGCGCGTGCTCGAGGGCGAGCTCGTCGTCGACGAGACGGTCTCGGCCGACGTCGACCGGGAGTGGCGCACCGGAGCGCGTCAGGCGCACTCGGGCACGCACGTCGTGCACGCGGCGCTGCGCGAGGTGCTGGGCCCCACCGCGCTGCAGTCGGGCTCGTACAACCGACCCGGCTACCTGCGTCTCGACTTCGGTTGGAACGGGGCGCTGTCGCCCGAGCAGCTGCACGACGTCGAGCACGTGTCGAACCGGGCGCTGCGCGAGGACCTGCTCGTCTCGGCCCAGTACATGACCCTGCCCGAGGCCCGCGAGTGGGGCGCCCTCGCGCTCTTCGGCGAGACGTACGGCGAGCAGGTGCGCGTGGTCGAGATCGGCGGTCCCTGGTCGCGTGAGCTCTGCGGTGGCACCCACGTGGAGCGGTCCAGTCAGATCGGCACCGTCGTCATCACCTCGGACGGCTCGGTCGGCGCCGGCAACCGTCGCATCGAGGCGCTCACCGGCATCGAGGGCTTCGCGTACCTGGCCAAGGAGCGCGACCTCGTGCTGCAGCTCACCGACGTGCTCAAGGCGCGGCCGGAGGAGGTGCCGGCGCGGGTCGGCGACCTCGTGGCACGGCTCAAGGCCACCGAGAAGGAGCTCGAGAAGCTCAGGACCGCGCAGCTCCAGGGAGCGGCCGGCGACATCGCCGCTGCCGCGGCCGACGTCGACGGGGTCTCCGTCGTGACGCACCGTGCCGAGGGTGTCGGAGGGGGCGACGTCCGGTCGCTCGCCCTCGACGTCCGCGGCCGCCTGCAGGACCGGCCCGCCGTGGTGGTGGTCGTCGGGACCGCGAACGACCGGCCCTCCGTGGTCGTGGCCGTCACGCCCGCAGCGCAGGAGCGCGGGCTCTCGGCCAACACGCTGGTGGGGGTCGTCGGTGAGCGCATCGGCGGCAAGGGCGGCGGTAAGCCCGACGTCGCGCAGGGCGGAGGCACCGACGTCGGCGGGATCGACGCTGCGTTCGGGGCGGTCGTCGAGGCCGTGCGCGAGACGGTCTCTCGGTGA
- the ruvX gene encoding Holliday junction resolvase RuvX, which translates to MRRGRRLGVDVGDVRIGVAVCDPDGLVATPLETVAAGPDAIGRLSALASEVDALELVVGLPVSLSGREGPAAAKVRVFARALADTVAPTVVRLFDERMSTMTADSLLREGGRSGRSRRSVIDQAAATVILQTALDTERTRGSAPGETI; encoded by the coding sequence ATGAGGAGGGGACGTCGACTCGGTGTCGACGTCGGCGACGTCCGCATCGGCGTGGCCGTGTGCGACCCCGACGGGCTCGTGGCCACGCCGCTGGAGACGGTGGCCGCCGGACCCGACGCGATCGGCCGGCTCTCCGCCCTCGCCTCCGAGGTCGACGCGCTGGAGCTCGTGGTCGGTCTCCCGGTGTCGCTGAGCGGGCGCGAGGGTCCTGCTGCGGCGAAGGTGCGGGTGTTCGCCCGCGCTCTCGCCGACACGGTCGCGCCCACGGTTGTCCGGCTGTTCGACGAGCGGATGTCTACGATGACTGCGGACAGCCTGCTCCGCGAGGGCGGGCGGTCAGGGCGGTCTCGACGCTCGGTGATCGACCAGGCTGCGGCCACGGTCATCCTGCAGACCGCCCTGGACACCGAACGGACCCGGGGATCGGCCCCGGGCGAGACGATCTGA